Within Romboutsia sp. CE17, the genomic segment TTTAGAAAAGCAATAGCTCATGCAATAGATAGAAAGTTAATTAAAGAAGAAGCTTATATAGGAAATGCTAGATTAGTTAACTTTCCTTTAAATACTAAGTCTAAATATTATGATAGCGATCTTGAAGCTTTATCTTATGATAAGGAAAAAGCAGAATCTTATTTAAATATGATAAACCTTGAAAACAGAGATGCACAGGAAGATATAGATGAAAGTAATGAGTTTAATATACAAGAAAATCAAGCAGAAAGCTCTGAAGATAGTAAAGATACAGATATTACAAATAAAGATTCAGAAACTAAAAATACTAAAAAGGAATTAGCATTAAATGAAATAAAAGATCTAATAAATAAAATTAATTTAAAAATAATAGTAAATAAAAATAATGAAGAGAGAGTAAAAGCGGCTAATATAGTAAGTGAAAATTTAAATGCAATTGGAATTAAGTCAACCATTGAGGCACTTGAAGATGATGATATGTCTAAAGCATTAAGTAATAAACAATATGATTTAGCATTTGTAGGATGGGAATTATCAAGTGTACCAGATGCAAGGGATATAATAAAAGCAAGTGGATATTCTGATGCTAAACTAACTGGATATATGGACTCGATAGCCGTTGCAACATCTGATAGTCAAATATCTGCAATTTATTCTAATATGCAAAAGTATATTAGAGATAAAGTTGCATTTATAAGTTTGGTAATAAGAGATGAGTATATAGTTAAGAATATAAGGCTAGAAGGTAATAGCGAACCAAATGACTTTGATGTATACGAAGGTATATCTAACTTAACAATAAAAAGTAAATAAATTTATAATTTCATTTTACTATACCTATTGGGGGTATAATTATGATATAATACCTACATAGTGTATATATGGAGGTGAAATTATGAAGAAAAAACTATTAGTTGAAGGAATGAGTTGTGGTCACTGCGTAAATCATCTAAAAACAGCTCTAACAGAGGATATTGAAGGTGTAGAAGTTTTAGAAGTTAGACTTGATGAAAAATATGCAATAGTAGAAATTCAAGATAATGTAACTGATGCAGATATCAAAGCTGTAATAGATGATTTAGGATATGAGCTAAAAGGAATTGAATAAAGAATAACATTATTTTGTACATAAAAAGGTATTGCTGGGAAATGATGCAATACCTTTTTATATTTAATAAACTTAATATATTTTTAGAAAAATAAATAACTTAAATAAATAGAAATAGAAGAAGATGAGATTTAAATTATCTCATCTTCTTCTATTTCTATTAAACCTTTAGAGTCTAAAAATTCTTCTTGTAGGTTTAGGATCATTTTTATAGTATTTTTAGATAGCGATTCATTACAATTTTTATAAATAAAATCAATCATTTCATCTAATGAGATAGTTATATCTTCCATGTTAGCATCCTCCATTAAAAGTAAGATAATCTATATATATTATAATAAAAGAAAATTAATATCAATAATAATTGTTTAAAAAATTTTGAACAAAAAAAGACTTCTATTGGGGGAAATAATAGAAGTCTAAAATGGGGGAGATTGAGTATGTTTGATTTTACATTTATAGTATGTCCATACTCAATAATTATATACATTAAAAATTTTTTTATTATAAATTTAATGTATATAATTATATTATGAAAAAATGATACTATGGCAACTCACATTTTGAAAAAATAATGAATATAATAAAAGTAAATTAAGGGGGGAGTATCATGGAATCTAGAGAATATAAAGATGATTTAAGAAAATTGATACTTGATATGGCCCACAAAGAAATTGAAAATCATGCTTCTACTAAAGGAGCACAAAAATACTTTGAGGGAAATGTTGATAAAGTTATAGATAATAATATAAAAAATATGATCAAAGGAAGAAGTTATGATTCTATGTATCCTATGATAATAAAAAAAGGAACTTATCAGGATAATGTTATGGCTATTGCTAAAATCATAAAGAGAGAAGATATATTTAAGTCTAAAAATGAGCTTGTGAAATTTGCTAGATATTTAGATATAAATGTTAATTTAAAAAATTCATATAGTCAAATACTGAAAAAGATATCTAAGCATATATATATCAATAGAAATATATACTCTAAAAAATATATTTTATATAAAAGAGGCGGCAATGAGTATGTATTAGAACCAGAAAAATTAAAAAATGAATTAATTGAAAGTTATAGATCAAAAACTAGAGAAGATATGAAATCTATAGCCAAGCTTTTAAATTTAAATGTAGATGAAGGGGAAGGTGCAGAGGATATAAGGAAAAAGGTAATAAACTATATTATAAAAGAGAAATTAGGAAAGAAAGGGAAATAATAATTGATTAAAGGCGCAAACAATGCGTCTTTAATTTTTGTATTGGCATATACTATAAAAGATAATAAATGAGGAGATGATAATAGTATGAATATAAAAAAGATAATCATAACATTTATTATACTAAGTTTTATAATAATAAGTTCTATTTCAGAAAAGAGTTTTTTTCCTGAATCAAGGGAAATTAAGATAATTAGCTACAACATACATAGTGGACTAGATAAAAATATGTATCCAACTTTATTTGATATAATTGACTTTTTAAAGATGTCTGATGCAGATATAATATGTTTGCAAGAGGTAAATGAATCTGCGAAAGTAGGATTTCAAGTTAGTAGTTTAAAGGAAGAGCTAAAAATGTATTCTCATTTTGGTGCTAATGTAGTTAATTTTGGATCTAATTATGGTTTAGTAACTTATTCAAAATACCCAATCAAATCAGAAAAACATATATATTTAAGTAGTGAGAGAGAGCAAAGAGGTTTGTTACATACAGTAATTGATGTAAATGGAAAAAAGCTAAACGTTATAAATGTCCATTTAGGTGTAAAAAAAGAAGAAAGAGAAATACAAATAAAAGAAGTATTAGATTATGCAAAATCTTTAGGGTCAGAGCCTTATATTGTATTGGGAGATTTTAATGAAGGAAGTATATCTTTAGAAGGAACAAACTTAAAAGATGCTGCCGAAGAAACTGGTAACTCTAATATATTAACTTTTGCCTTAGGTTTATATAGAATTGATTATATATTAGTATCATCAAATATAGAAGTTATAGATTATAATGTGCAAATAAAAAATATGTCAGATCATTATCCAATATTGGCAAAGTTAAAAATATAGCTTTTAAAATTAAAAAAGTTGCAAAAAAATTATAATAAATATAAAATTAAGAAAATAGTAGTAATAAACTTAGGAGGTTAGGTATGAAATTTACTTTTTGTCATAATAATTTTAATGTGTTAAATTTAGAAAAAAGCTTAGAATTCTATGAAAAGGCATTAGGATTAAAAGAAGTTAGACGTAAGGTTGCAGAAGATGGAAGCTTCATATTAGTATATTTAGGAGATGGTTCAACTAGTCATACGTTAGAATTAACATGGCTAAGAGATTGGGATAGACCATACAATTTAGGTGATAATGAATTCCATCTAGCATTAAGAGTGGATGACTTTGATGCTGCATATAATTTACATAAAGAAATGGATTGTATTTGTTTTGAAAATAAAGCTATGGGAATATACTTTATAGCAGATCCAGACAATTATTGGATAGAAATATTACCACCAGTTAACAAATAATTATAATAATTTAAATCATTTATTAAACTTTATATAAAATAATAGAGCTATAGCAATAAATCATTGTTGTAGCTCTATTATTTTATATAAAGTTAAATTTAGTGGTTATAAATTAGGACATACTTAAATATATATTAATAATAATATTATTATTAAGGGGGCAAAACAAATGAATAAAAGGAGAAGATACAAAGGCTTTAATAAAAGAAGTAAAACTATTCATATAAGAGTATTAACTTTGATTTTCTGTCTATCTCTAATTGGAGTATATGGATATACACAGCTTAAAGACAGTAAGTTATTTAAAGAAAGTATATTTCCTAACTTTAGTTTTACAGAAGCTATAAGTAGTAAATTTAAAAATATATCTATTTCTAATATATTTAAGTTTGATGAAGATAAAGAAAATGAAAAATTTGTATATGAAGATATTTCTGATGAATTGGACAAGATTAAAGAAGATGGAAGTTCTACAAGTGAAAGTTCTGATATTAAAGTGGCAACTATCGAAGGAGTAACTGTATATACAATCCAAGTTGCGTCTATAGGAGAAGGTCAGGATTTAGACACTGTAGAAGAAAAATTAAAGTCAAATAAAATACCATATTCAGTAGTAGAGGTAGATGGTATAAAAAAGGTACAATCATATTCTTCATTTGATGAAGATACAACAAGATCAAATTTAGATAGTGTCAGAAAAATATTTGATGATGCATTTATATCTGAATTAAAATTACCTGTTTTATCTTTAGAATATACAAGTAAATATTCTTATATAGAAGATATTTCTTCGGGTTTGAATAGTTTAATAGAAAATTATAAAGAGGAATCTGTATTTTGGGAGAAAAATATAAACAAAGAGATTGATTTAACTGAGTATAATAATATTCTAACAAAGAGATTAGATATTGTGGAGAAATTACAAGAAAATACAGAAAAAATCGACTATGATGAAATGAATTCGTTTAAAGAAAATCTTATTAAATATACTAAAAGTGTAAATAGCAATACAAAGCAAGCCTCAAAAAATGCCAATGAAGATAATTATTACTTAAGTAAAAGCCTACTTCTAACATCTATCCAAGGGTACTATTCGTTTATAAATTTAATAAAGATTAGTTAAAAAAATTTAAAGGTTGTTTAAGCAACCTTATTATTTTGTCGAAAAATAAGAAATAAAAAGTGATATAATATTTTAAAAAATATTAAGTTTTTCCAAATCATATAGTATACTTAATCATATAGTATACTTATAATGTCAATCAAATACAAATTATATAGTATACTTGCAATATTGATTAAATATTTAGTTTTAATGAGGGGGAATATTGAATGAAACTCTTAACATTTAAGGGGGGTATACATCCTCCATATAATAAAGAGTGTACGAAATCAAAGGCTCTTCAAAGAGCTAAGGATCCTAAGGTCGTATACATACCTCTTCAACAACATATAGGTGCACCAGCAAAACCGATTGTTGAAGTAGGAGATGAAGTGAAGCTTGGACAGAAAATAGGGGAACAACAGGGGAATGTTTCTTGTAATGTACACTCATCTGTATCAGGAAAAGTTATAGCTATAAAGCCTCATGAAGTTCCTGGAGGAACTGCATTGTGTGTAGTTATAGAAAATGACTTTAAAGAAGAATTACACGAAAGTATAAAGCCTAAAGGAAATTTAGAAGATTTAAGCAAAGATCAAATCATTGAAATCATCAAAGAAGCAGGAATTGTTGGTATGGGAGGAGCAACATTCCCAAATCATGTAAAAATCTCACCACCACCAGATTCAAAAATTGACACAGTTATTTTAAACGGAGCAGAATGTGAACCGTATCTTACAGCAGACCATAGATTAATGGTAGAAAACCCAGAAGATGTAGTTTTTGGACTAAGAGTATTAATGAAAGTATTAAATGTGAATAAAGGATATATAGGTATAGAAGCAAATAAGCCAGATGCGATCGAAGCTGTTAAAAAAATATCAAAAAACTATAGTGGTATAGAAGTAGTGAGTCTTGAAGTAAAATATCCACAAGGGGCTGAAAAGCAACTTATATATGCATGTACAGGTAGAGAGGTTCCATCAGGAGGACTACCAGCAGCTGTAGGTGTAGTAGTTGATAATGTAGCTACAGCAGCTCAAATTGCAAATACGATAAAAACAGGAATGCCTTTAGTTGAAAGAATTTGTACAATTACAGGTAGTTGTATAACAGAGCCTAAGAATCTAATAATCAAAACAGGAACATTGGTTTCTGAGATTATAGAACAATGTGGAGGATATAAAAAAGAAAAAACATTAGGTAAGCTTATTATGGGTGGACCTATGATGGGGATAGCTCAGTATACTGATGATATAGCGACTAATAAAGGTTCTTCTGGAATACTTTGTTTAAGTGAAGAGGAGTCTAAAACACCTAAGCCTCAAAATTGTCTAAGATGCGGGAAGTGTACAAACGTTTGCCCGGCATTTTTACAACCATTATATATTAGTGCATATTCATTAAATAATAATTTTGAAAGAGCTGCTGAACATAGAGCTTTAGATTGTATAGAGTGCGGCTCATGCTCATTTGTATGTCCAGCAAGAAGGCCGCTATTACAATCTATTAGAAATGCAAAGAAAGAAATTGTAGCAATGAAGAAAAAACAAGCTGCTAGTAAGTAGATAGGGGGAAATATTGTGGAAAAGAAATTGATAGTATCATCTTCTCCTCATGTGAGAAGTAATGAAGACACTTCTTATATAATGAAACAAGTTTTGATAGCACTTATACCGGCAACCATAGCTGGATTATACTTTTTTAGGCTTAATGCTCTAAGTGTTATATTTTTCTGTATATTAGGTACAGTTGGTTCAGAATATTTATATCAAAAAATTAGTAAGCAAGAAAGTACGATAGGAGATTATTCAGCAGTAGTAACAGGATTATTATTAGCTTTCAATGTACCATCATCTCTTCCATGGTGGATGTGCTTAATAGGAGGAGCGTTTGCTATAATAGTTGTGAAAATGGTTTTTGGGGGAATAGGAAATAATTTTCTAAATCCAGCTCTTGCTGCAAGGGCATTTTTACTAGCATCATTTCCAGTTGCAATGACATCTTGGCCTAAGCCAGGAGTATCAGAGTGGATTAGCTCTGCAAACTTAGATACACTATCTACGGCAACTCCGCTTAGTTTCTTAAAAGCTGGATCAGCGGGGGTTGCAGACTTAGCCTCGAATGGAATAAATATGACAGATATGATTATAGGTAATATAGGCGGATGTATCGGTGAAACAAGCGCATTACTTATAATGCTAGGTGGAATTTATTTAATTTATAAGGGAATAATTGATTATACAATACCAGTTATATACATAGCTTCAGTATTTATATTGACTTTTATATTAGGTGGATTTAGTTTTGATTTTGCATTATATGAATTATTTGCAGGAGGTTTAATGCTAGGTGGATTTTTCATGTTAACAGATTACACAACTTCACCAATGACTAAGAAGGGACAAATAATTTATGCATTATTAGCAGCAGTCATAACAACAGTAATAAGATTATATGGTGGTTATCCAGAAGGTGTATCATACTCAATATTACTAGCTAACGTTGCAACTCCTCTTATAGATAAGTTTGTATCTAATAGAGTATTTGGGGAGGTGTCTAAATAATGAACAGTATAGTTAAATTAGGACTTAATCTATTTGGAATATGTGCAGTTTCAGCATTACTATTAGGAGCAACAAACAAGATAACAGAACCTATAATAGAACAAAGAAATATTCAAGCTAATAATGAATCAAGACAGGCAGTACTTCCAGATGCTACTGATTTTGCAGAAGTTGATAGTAGTAAGTATGACAATAAGGATGGAATAGTGTCGGAAGTTTATGAAGGCAAAGATGGTTCTGATATTGTGGGATATACTATAAAGGTTCTTCCAAAGGGGTATGGTGGAGAAATAGAGATTATAGTAGGAATATCTTTAGATGGTAAAGTTTCAGGTGTAAATATTGGTAATATGTCAGAAACACCAGGACTTGGAGCTAAAGCAAAAGACCCAGAATTTAAAGATCAATTTACTGGAAAAGCAGCATCCGAAATTAATTTAGTAAAGGGAAGCGTATCTTCGGAAAAGGAAGTTTCTGCAATATCAGGTGCAACAATAACATCAGATGCAGTTACAAGTGGAGTAAATGTTGCAATAGAATTGTTTAATAATTCTTTAAGTAAATAAGGAGGGAAAATAGATTATGAACTCAAGTAAAATATTGAAGAATGGTCTAATAGATGAAAACCCAACCTTTGTGCAGGTAATAGGGATGTGTCCTACACTTGCAGTTACAAGTTCAGCTATAAATGGACTAGGAATGGGGCTTTCAACAGCATTAGTTTTATTATGTTCTAATGCAGTTATTTCTATGATGAGAAAAATTATACCAGATAAAATAAGAATACCAGCATTTGTAGTTGTAATAGCTACATTTGTTACGATTGTAGGTTTATTATTGAAAGCATATGTACCAACTCTTGATCAAGCATTAGGTCTTTATATACCTTTGATAGTTGTTAACTGTATAATACTAGCTCGTGCAGAAAGTTTTGCATCTAAAAATGGAGCGATAGCTTCAGCATTAGATGGTATAGGAATGGGACTTGGATTTACCCTAGCACTTACTATACTAGGTTCAGTAAGAGAAATATTTGGAGCAGGAACTTTATTCGGTCTAAGTTTATTTGGTGCATCATATCAACCAGCATTATTATTTATATTACCACCGGGAGCTTTCTTAACATTAGGTTTTTTAATGGCTGGATTTAATAAAATAAGAAGTAGAAAGGCATAGTACAGGGGGATAAGTATATGAATTTAATTCTTTTATTTTTAAGTATAGTACTTGTTAACAATGTTATAACATCTCAATTCCTTGGGATTTGTCCTTTCTTAGGAGTTTCTAAAAAGGTTGATACAGCTGTAGGTATGGGAGTTGCAGTTACTTTTGTTTTAACTTTAGCATCAATAATTACATATTTTGTGCAAATGTTGTTAGTTAAAACAGGGCTTGAGTATTTGCAAACAATAGCATTTATATTAGTTATAGCATCTATAGTTCAGTTTGTTGAGATGGTTATTCAAAAAATGAGCCCATCTTTATACCAAGCTTTAGGAGTTTTCTTACCTCTTATAACTACAAACTGTGCAGTTTTAGGTATAGCATTAGTTAACGTTCAAAACGGATATAATTTAGTAGAAACAATAGTAAATGGATTTGGCGCTGGAGCAGGATTTACTTTAGCTATAGTTTTATTTGCAGGGATAAGAGAAAGATTAGAATTAGCTGATATCCCAGAAACATTTAAAGGATTCCCAATAACTCTAATAGCAGCAGGATTAATGTCAATAGCGTTTCTTGGATTTACAGGACTTATACAGCTATAAAATTAGGGGGTGAAAATAAATGGATATATTAAAGCCAGTATTACTTTTAGGAGCTATGGGATTGTTGTTCGGAGCTATACTTGCATATGCTTCTAAAAGGTTTGCAGTAGAAATAGATGAAAGAATAGAGAAAATACTAGAGGTTCTTCCTGGAGCAAACTGTGGAGGATGTGGATACCCAGGATGTGGAGGCCTAGCAAGTGCAATAGTAGAAGGAAAAGTTCCTGTTAATGGTTGTCCTGTAGGAGGAGCCAGTGTAGCAACTAAGGTAGGAGAGATAATGGGAGTAAAGGCATCAGAAGGTGAAAAAATAGTAGCAAAAGTAATTTGTAAAGGTACTTGTGAAAGTGCAAAAAATAAATATGAATATGAAGGTATATCAGATTGTAGGGCAGCAGCAGCATTAAATTCAGGTGCGAAAACATGCAAGTTTGGTTGCTTAGGTCTTGGAACTTGTAAAGATGTATGTAAATTTGGTGCAATAACAATAAAAGATGGAGTTGCAGAAATAGACGAAGAAAAGTGTGTGATGTGTGGTAAATGTATAGAAGTCTGTCCGAAAGCCGTTATTATTAGAAAGCCACAAAAGCAAGAAGTTGTAGTTGAATGTAACTCTACTGAGTTCGGAAAATCTGTTAAGGAAAAATGTAGTGCAGGTTGCATAGGATGTGGTATGTGCGCGAAAGTATGTCCAGTAGATGCGATAATATTTGAAAATAAAATAGCTAAAATAGATTTTAATAAATGTATTCAATGTAAAGTTTGTGTTGAGAAATGTCCTACTAAAGTTATAAAAGGCGATTTAAGTGATAGAAGAAAAGTTACTATTGATGATGAAAAATGTATAGGATGTACTATTTGTAAAAAGCAATGTAAGTTTGACGCAATATCAGGAGATAAAAAACAATCACACAAAGTTGATGAAAGCAAGTGTATTGGATGCCATCTATGTATTGAAAAATGTCCTAAAAAGGCTATTAAAACTATATAATATGGATAAAATAAAGGTATGAAGTTATCATACCTTTATTTTTATTGAAAATAAAGATTAAATATACATAAAAGATTTACAAATTACTGAATTAAATATGAAAAATAAGTATGTAAAATAAGTATGGAAAATATTACTTTTATATCTCATATGTATCTACACAAAAAACTTTAAAATATAACAATTATGTAACTAAAAGGTTCGACATTTACATTGAATTTTTTACAATATAATGATAAACTGTATAAGTACGAATTCAAAGTACAAGAAGAGGTGAGATAATGAATATAATCCTAGCATCAGCTTCTCCAAGAAGAAAAGAGATTTTGGAGAATGTAAATGTTAAATTTACGGTAGTCGCAAGTAATATTGATGAGGTTATATTAGATAATGAGCCTCCAAAAGAATTGGTTATGAGACTAGCATTTGAAAAATGTATGGATGTGGCTAGAAAAAATGAAGATGCCTTAGTTATTGGTGCAGATACAATTGTTGTAATGGATGACCAAATTTTAGGAAAGCCAAAAAACGAAGAAGATGCATACAATATGATAGAATTATTATCAAATAAAAAGCATCAAGTTATAACGGGTATTAGTTTAATTAACTTAAGTTTAGATAAAAAAGTAATAGACTATGTAGTTAGTGAGGTAACTTTTAAAGATTTATCAAAGGAGACTATAAGAGATTACATAAATACTAAGGAATCCTTAGATAAAGCAGGTGCTTATGGTATTCAGGGATATGGAAGTTTGTTAGTTGAAAGTATATCTGGAGATTACTTCAATATAGTTGGATTACCTATATCTAGAATAAGTGACCTACTTAAAGAACATTTTAATGTAAATCTTTTTTATGGAGGGTGATTTATCTGAAAGGTTCTTTTGATTGTTCTAAAAAAGTGAAAGATATGGCAATAGAGGAAAGACCTAGAGAAAAAATGATTCAACATGGAGTAAAAGTACTGTCCAATGCTGAATTATTAGCTATATTACTTAGAACAGGAACGAAAAAAAGAAATGCTATTGAGTTAGCTAACTATATAATAAATAAAGACTTACAAGGAATAAGATATCTACAAGATATGAGTATAGAAGAACTATGTGAAATAGATGGGATAGGATTATCTAAGGCTACACAAATTAAGGCTGCTTTAGAATTGGGTATGAGGATCTCAA encodes:
- a CDS encoding heavy-metal-associated domain-containing protein, with protein sequence MKKKLLVEGMSCGHCVNHLKTALTEDIEGVEVLEVRLDEKYAIVEIQDNVTDADIKAVIDDLGYELKGIE
- a CDS encoding endonuclease/exonuclease/phosphatase family protein encodes the protein MNIKKIIITFIILSFIIISSISEKSFFPESREIKIISYNIHSGLDKNMYPTLFDIIDFLKMSDADIICLQEVNESAKVGFQVSSLKEELKMYSHFGANVVNFGSNYGLVTYSKYPIKSEKHIYLSSEREQRGLLHTVIDVNGKKLNVINVHLGVKKEEREIQIKEVLDYAKSLGSEPYIVLGDFNEGSISLEGTNLKDAAEETGNSNILTFALGLYRIDYILVSSNIEVIDYNVQIKNMSDHYPILAKLKI
- a CDS encoding VOC family protein, whose protein sequence is MKFTFCHNNFNVLNLEKSLEFYEKALGLKEVRRKVAEDGSFILVYLGDGSTSHTLELTWLRDWDRPYNLGDNEFHLALRVDDFDAAYNLHKEMDCICFENKAMGIYFIADPDNYWIEILPPVNK
- the rsxC gene encoding electron transport complex subunit RsxC; the encoded protein is MKLLTFKGGIHPPYNKECTKSKALQRAKDPKVVYIPLQQHIGAPAKPIVEVGDEVKLGQKIGEQQGNVSCNVHSSVSGKVIAIKPHEVPGGTALCVVIENDFKEELHESIKPKGNLEDLSKDQIIEIIKEAGIVGMGGATFPNHVKISPPPDSKIDTVILNGAECEPYLTADHRLMVENPEDVVFGLRVLMKVLNVNKGYIGIEANKPDAIEAVKKISKNYSGIEVVSLEVKYPQGAEKQLIYACTGREVPSGGLPAAVGVVVDNVATAAQIANTIKTGMPLVERICTITGSCITEPKNLIIKTGTLVSEIIEQCGGYKKEKTLGKLIMGGPMMGIAQYTDDIATNKGSSGILCLSEEESKTPKPQNCLRCGKCTNVCPAFLQPLYISAYSLNNNFERAAEHRALDCIECGSCSFVCPARRPLLQSIRNAKKEIVAMKKKQAASK
- a CDS encoding RnfABCDGE type electron transport complex subunit D, with the protein product MEKKLIVSSSPHVRSNEDTSYIMKQVLIALIPATIAGLYFFRLNALSVIFFCILGTVGSEYLYQKISKQESTIGDYSAVVTGLLLAFNVPSSLPWWMCLIGGAFAIIVVKMVFGGIGNNFLNPALAARAFLLASFPVAMTSWPKPGVSEWISSANLDTLSTATPLSFLKAGSAGVADLASNGINMTDMIIGNIGGCIGETSALLIMLGGIYLIYKGIIDYTIPVIYIASVFILTFILGGFSFDFALYELFAGGLMLGGFFMLTDYTTSPMTKKGQIIYALLAAVITTVIRLYGGYPEGVSYSILLANVATPLIDKFVSNRVFGEVSK
- a CDS encoding RnfABCDGE type electron transport complex subunit G, whose protein sequence is MNSIVKLGLNLFGICAVSALLLGATNKITEPIIEQRNIQANNESRQAVLPDATDFAEVDSSKYDNKDGIVSEVYEGKDGSDIVGYTIKVLPKGYGGEIEIIVGISLDGKVSGVNIGNMSETPGLGAKAKDPEFKDQFTGKAASEINLVKGSVSSEKEVSAISGATITSDAVTSGVNVAIELFNNSLSK
- the rsxE gene encoding electron transport complex subunit RsxE is translated as MNSSKILKNGLIDENPTFVQVIGMCPTLAVTSSAINGLGMGLSTALVLLCSNAVISMMRKIIPDKIRIPAFVVVIATFVTIVGLLLKAYVPTLDQALGLYIPLIVVNCIILARAESFASKNGAIASALDGIGMGLGFTLALTILGSVREIFGAGTLFGLSLFGASYQPALLFILPPGAFLTLGFLMAGFNKIRSRKA
- the rsxA gene encoding electron transport complex subunit RsxA, producing MNLILLFLSIVLVNNVITSQFLGICPFLGVSKKVDTAVGMGVAVTFVLTLASIITYFVQMLLVKTGLEYLQTIAFILVIASIVQFVEMVIQKMSPSLYQALGVFLPLITTNCAVLGIALVNVQNGYNLVETIVNGFGAGAGFTLAIVLFAGIRERLELADIPETFKGFPITLIAAGLMSIAFLGFTGLIQL
- the rnfB gene encoding RnfABCDGE type electron transport complex subunit B, producing the protein MDILKPVLLLGAMGLLFGAILAYASKRFAVEIDERIEKILEVLPGANCGGCGYPGCGGLASAIVEGKVPVNGCPVGGASVATKVGEIMGVKASEGEKIVAKVICKGTCESAKNKYEYEGISDCRAAAALNSGAKTCKFGCLGLGTCKDVCKFGAITIKDGVAEIDEEKCVMCGKCIEVCPKAVIIRKPQKQEVVVECNSTEFGKSVKEKCSAGCIGCGMCAKVCPVDAIIFENKIAKIDFNKCIQCKVCVEKCPTKVIKGDLSDRRKVTIDDEKCIGCTICKKQCKFDAISGDKKQSHKVDESKCIGCHLCIEKCPKKAIKTI
- a CDS encoding Maf family protein — translated: MNIILASASPRRKEILENVNVKFTVVASNIDEVILDNEPPKELVMRLAFEKCMDVARKNEDALVIGADTIVVMDDQILGKPKNEEDAYNMIELLSNKKHQVITGISLINLSLDKKVIDYVVSEVTFKDLSKETIRDYINTKESLDKAGAYGIQGYGSLLVESISGDYFNIVGLPISRISDLLKEHFNVNLFYGG